A single genomic interval of Hafnia alvei harbors:
- a CDS encoding YhcH/YjgK/YiaL family protein codes for MITGNVNHLELLPYLSAQLKQAIQHVMANFNADSALGKFDVDGENQFVMIFNDSTSPAEERRQELHGKYLDIQIVLAGQEKMVFSNLAAPQGSAEWLEGKDIAFLSLGQQGLEEKSFIMNAGDFVVFYPGELHKPMCAVGENAPVKKAVVKILVK; via the coding sequence ATGATCACTGGAAATGTTAACCATCTAGAACTGTTGCCTTATTTATCTGCTCAGCTCAAGCAGGCGATTCAACATGTGATGGCGAATTTCAATGCAGATTCTGCGCTAGGCAAGTTTGATGTTGATGGCGAAAATCAGTTCGTGATGATTTTTAACGACTCAACTTCTCCAGCGGAAGAGCGCCGTCAGGAATTGCACGGCAAATATTTGGATATCCAAATTGTCTTAGCCGGGCAGGAAAAAATGGTCTTCAGCAATCTTGCTGCGCCGCAAGGCAGCGCTGAATGGCTTGAAGGTAAGGATATTGCCTTTTTATCTCTGGGTCAGCAGGGTTTAGAAGAGAAAAGTTTTATCATGAACGCAGGCGATTTCGTGGTTTTCTATCCCGGCGAATTACATAAGCCCATGTGCGCGGTGGGTGAGAATGCGCCGGTTAAAAAAGCGGTCGTGAAGATTTTGGTTAAGTGA
- the treB gene encoding PTS trehalose transporter subunit IIBC: MSKVKQDQVDRLIALVGGRENIATVSHCLTRLRFVLNDPALAAPKKIEELPMVKGCFTNAGQFQVVIGTDVGDWYQALINTAHVDASNKEQAKKAARQNMSWWEIAISHFAEIFFPLLPALISGGLILGFRNVIGDIPLVDGQPLTALHPAWKTVYDFLWLLGEAIFFYLPVGICWSTVKKMGGTPILGIVLGITLVSPQLMNSYMLGQQLPEVWNFGWFTIEKVGYQAQVIPSVMAGLALGWIETRLKRLIPDYLYLVVVPVTSLLLAVFLAHTLIGPFGRMIGDGVAWGVKAVMTGSFAPIGAALFGFLYAPLVVTGVHQTTLAIDMQMVQSMGGTPVWPIIALSNIAQASAVLAIIFISRKANEREISVPAAISAYLGVTEPAMYGINLKYRFPMLCAMIGGACAGLICGLFGVMANGIGVGGLPGILSIQPKFWGIYAVAMVVAIVVPLALTILIYKRKQKRGELPV, translated from the coding sequence ATGAGCAAGGTAAAACAAGATCAGGTTGATCGGCTGATCGCACTGGTGGGCGGGCGTGAAAATATTGCTACCGTCAGTCATTGCCTTACCCGACTGCGGTTTGTACTGAACGATCCGGCGCTGGCTGCGCCTAAAAAGATTGAAGAATTGCCGATGGTGAAGGGCTGTTTCACCAATGCAGGGCAATTTCAGGTCGTTATTGGCACGGACGTAGGTGATTGGTATCAGGCGTTGATTAACACGGCACACGTCGATGCCAGTAACAAAGAGCAGGCTAAAAAAGCCGCTCGCCAGAATATGAGCTGGTGGGAAATTGCGATTTCGCATTTTGCCGAGATCTTCTTCCCGTTACTGCCTGCGTTAATCAGCGGCGGTTTGATCCTTGGTTTCCGTAATGTGATCGGCGACATCCCGTTGGTAGATGGGCAACCGCTGACGGCATTACACCCGGCGTGGAAAACGGTTTATGACTTCCTGTGGCTGCTGGGCGAAGCGATATTCTTCTATCTGCCGGTGGGAATTTGCTGGTCAACGGTGAAGAAGATGGGCGGTACGCCGATCCTCGGTATTGTGCTGGGGATTACGTTGGTTTCTCCACAGTTGATGAATTCATACATGCTGGGCCAGCAGCTGCCTGAAGTATGGAATTTTGGCTGGTTCACGATTGAAAAAGTTGGCTACCAAGCGCAGGTGATTCCATCCGTGATGGCGGGTTTGGCCTTGGGTTGGATTGAGACCCGCTTGAAGCGCCTAATCCCAGATTATCTGTATCTGGTGGTCGTGCCGGTGACGTCGTTGCTTCTGGCGGTGTTCTTGGCGCATACCCTGATTGGCCCGTTTGGCCGCATGATCGGCGACGGCGTTGCTTGGGGTGTGAAAGCGGTGATGACCGGCAGTTTTGCTCCGATTGGCGCGGCGCTGTTTGGCTTCCTGTACGCGCCGTTGGTGGTCACCGGCGTGCATCAGACAACGCTGGCGATCGATATGCAGATGGTGCAAAGCATGGGCGGAACGCCGGTATGGCCGATTATCGCGCTGTCGAATATTGCTCAAGCCTCTGCCGTGTTGGCGATTATTTTCATTAGCCGGAAAGCTAACGAACGTGAAATTTCGGTGCCTGCGGCGATTTCTGCCTACCTCGGCGTTACCGAGCCTGCGATGTACGGCATCAACCTTAAATATCGCTTCCCGATGCTGTGCGCCATGATTGGCGGTGCCTGCGCCGGATTGATTTGCGGTTTGTTTGGCGTGATGGCTAACGGCATCGGCGTGGGTGGATTGCCGGGTATCCTCTCTATCCAACCGAAATTCTGGGGAATTTATGCCGTGGCGATGGTGGTTGCGATTGTGGTGCCTCTTGCCCTTACTATTTTGATTTATAAGCGCAAACAGAAACGCGGCGAGTTGCCAGTATAA
- the glpC gene encoding anaerobic glycerol-3-phosphate dehydrogenase subunit GlpC yields the protein MNLLADNSFENCIKCTVCTTYCPVAKVNPNYPGPKQAGPDGERLRLKDPLLYDDALKYCTNCKRCEVACPSDVKIGDIIQRAKANYSQHKPTLRDAILSHTDLMGTLSTPFAPIVNMTTGLKPVRKLLDKALKIDHRRELPKYSLGTFRHWYKKQAAEQAKFAEQVAFFHGCFVNYNHPQLGKDLVSVFNAMGIGVQLLKREKCCGVPLIANGFIEQAKKQARVNAESLTDAVIGKGIPVVATSSTCAFTIRDEYPHVLDVDTTQVREHVELATRYLYRLLDGGRELKLKSTPMKIAYHTPCHMEKMGWTPYTLALLQMIPGVELTVLDSQCCGIAGTYGFKKENYETSQGIGAGLFRQIEESGVDLVVTDCETCKWQIEMSTSKKCEHPISLLARALG from the coding sequence ATGAACCTGCTCGCAGATAACAGCTTCGAAAACTGCATTAAGTGCACGGTGTGCACTACTTATTGTCCGGTGGCGAAGGTTAACCCGAATTATCCAGGGCCAAAGCAGGCGGGGCCAGACGGTGAACGCCTGCGTTTGAAAGATCCTCTGCTTTATGATGATGCATTGAAATACTGTACCAACTGCAAACGCTGTGAGGTTGCTTGTCCGTCAGACGTAAAAATTGGCGATATTATTCAACGAGCTAAAGCGAATTATAGCCAGCATAAACCAACGCTGCGTGATGCGATTCTCAGCCATACCGATCTGATGGGGACGCTATCAACGCCGTTCGCGCCGATTGTGAATATGACCACCGGTCTTAAACCGGTGCGCAAGCTGTTAGACAAAGCACTGAAGATCGACCATCGCCGCGAGTTGCCGAAATATTCGCTGGGGACATTCCGTCACTGGTACAAAAAACAGGCCGCAGAACAGGCTAAGTTCGCCGAACAGGTGGCGTTCTTCCACGGTTGTTTCGTTAACTATAACCATCCGCAGCTCGGCAAAGATTTGGTCAGCGTGTTTAACGCCATGGGTATCGGCGTGCAGCTGTTGAAGCGTGAGAAATGCTGCGGCGTACCACTGATTGCGAATGGATTTATCGAACAGGCGAAAAAGCAGGCTCGCGTTAACGCAGAGTCTTTGACCGATGCCGTGATTGGCAAAGGTATTCCGGTGGTTGCAACCTCCTCAACCTGTGCATTTACCATCCGTGATGAATATCCGCACGTGCTGGATGTGGATACCACACAGGTGCGTGAACACGTTGAGCTGGCAACGCGCTATCTCTATCGATTATTAGACGGTGGGCGTGAGTTAAAGCTGAAATCGACGCCGATGAAGATCGCTTACCACACGCCGTGTCATATGGAAAAAATGGGCTGGACGCCGTATACGCTGGCGCTGCTGCAAATGATCCCCGGCGTGGAGCTGACGGTTCTAGATTCCCAATGCTGTGGTATTGCAGGAACTTATGGTTTCAAGAAAGAGAACTATGAAACATCGCAGGGAATTGGCGCTGGGTTATTCCGCCAGATCGAAGAGAGCGGGGTGGATCTGGTGGTAACGGATTGCGAAACCTGCAAGTGGCAGATTGAGATGTCGACGAGTAAGAAATGCGAGCATCCGATTTCGTTGCTGGCGCGGGCGTTGGGGTAA
- the treC gene encoding alpha,alpha-phosphotrehalase, protein MSETVPWWQNGVIYQIYPKSFQDSTGSGTGDLNGIIQRLDYLQNLGVSALWLTPVYPSPQIDNGYDVADYCAINPDYGTMADFERLVDEAHQRGMRIVMDMVFNHTSTQHPWFVAAQDPSHEKHNFYIWRDGEAQALPNNWRSKFGGNAWQWSESAEKYYLHLFAPQQADLNWEHPPVREALKAVCHFWADKGVDGLRLDVINLVSKQQDFPDDLQGDGRRFYTDGPRIHEFLSEFGRDVFKPRGLMTVGEMSSTQLEHCQRYAALDGSELSMTFNFHHLKVDYPGGEKWTLAKPDYVELKKIFAYWQQGMHNRAWNALFWCNHDQPRIVSRFGDEGESRSLSAKMLAMVLHGMQGTPYIYQGEELGMTNPGFTDIEQYRDVESLNMFRELSEQGRDSAELLAILATKSRDNSRTPMQWNASPNAGFTQGTPWIEPASNYTEINAQAAVADETSVYYCYQALIKLRQQLPLLTHGDYEDLLPSHPAQWCYRRSYQGKSLYVLANLSAQTQTLEISGELPKQGRVLMSNYPQQGEVPQSLRPYESIYWLVDA, encoded by the coding sequence ATGAGCGAAACAGTGCCGTGGTGGCAAAACGGTGTGATTTATCAAATCTACCCGAAAAGTTTTCAAGACAGTACCGGCAGCGGCACGGGCGATCTCAACGGGATTATTCAGCGTCTGGATTATCTGCAAAACCTTGGCGTGAGCGCACTGTGGCTGACGCCGGTTTATCCATCGCCGCAGATTGATAATGGCTATGACGTTGCTGATTACTGTGCCATCAATCCTGATTATGGAACGATGGCAGATTTTGAGCGCTTGGTTGATGAAGCCCATCAGCGTGGAATGCGTATCGTGATGGACATGGTATTTAACCATACCTCGACTCAGCATCCATGGTTTGTTGCGGCGCAGGATCCTAGCCACGAGAAGCATAATTTTTATATTTGGCGTGACGGTGAAGCGCAGGCGTTGCCGAATAATTGGCGGTCTAAATTTGGCGGCAACGCGTGGCAATGGTCTGAAAGCGCAGAGAAATATTATCTGCACTTATTCGCGCCGCAGCAGGCAGATCTCAACTGGGAGCATCCGCCGGTGCGTGAAGCACTGAAAGCCGTGTGTCATTTCTGGGCGGACAAAGGCGTTGATGGTTTGCGTTTAGACGTGATCAATCTGGTGTCTAAGCAGCAGGATTTCCCAGACGATCTGCAAGGTGACGGGCGTCGTTTTTATACTGACGGCCCACGTATTCATGAGTTTCTCAGCGAGTTTGGCCGTGATGTGTTTAAGCCTCGGGGCTTAATGACCGTTGGCGAAATGTCATCGACGCAGCTTGAGCATTGTCAGCGCTATGCGGCGCTAGACGGCAGTGAGCTTTCGATGACGTTTAATTTTCATCATCTGAAGGTGGATTACCCCGGTGGTGAAAAATGGACGCTGGCGAAGCCAGACTACGTTGAGTTGAAAAAGATTTTTGCCTATTGGCAGCAGGGAATGCATAACCGAGCGTGGAACGCGCTGTTCTGGTGTAACCACGATCAGCCGCGTATTGTGTCGCGTTTTGGTGATGAAGGTGAATCACGCAGCCTGTCGGCAAAAATGCTGGCGATGGTGCTGCATGGCATGCAAGGCACGCCGTATATTTATCAGGGCGAAGAGCTGGGTATGACTAACCCGGGCTTTACCGATATCGAACAGTACCGCGATGTTGAAAGCCTGAATATGTTCCGAGAGCTTAGCGAGCAGGGGCGAGACAGCGCAGAACTGTTAGCGATTCTGGCGACTAAATCACGTGATAACAGCCGCACCCCAATGCAGTGGAATGCCAGCCCAAATGCGGGCTTTACGCAGGGAACGCCGTGGATAGAACCTGCGAGTAATTATACCGAGATTAACGCTCAGGCGGCGGTCGCCGATGAAACGTCGGTTTATTACTGCTATCAAGCGCTGATTAAGCTGCGCCAGCAATTGCCGTTGCTGACCCACGGCGACTATGAGGATTTGCTGCCGAGCCATCCGGCGCAGTGGTGTTACCGTCGTAGTTATCAGGGGAAAAGCCTATATGTATTGGCCAACCTGAGCGCGCAAACGCAGACGCTGGAGATAAGCGGCGAGTTGCCGAAACAGGGGCGTGTGCTGATGAGCAATTACCCTCAGCAAGGCGAAGTTCCTCAGTCACTGCGGCCATATGAAAGTATTTATTGGCTTGTAGACGCATAA